A single genomic interval of Bradyrhizobium japonicum USDA 6 harbors:
- the murB gene encoding UDP-N-acetylmuramate dehydrogenase, with amino-acid sequence MSFPDITPDLKAAMPELRGRMLANQSLADLTWFRVGGPAQVLFTPADEDDLAYFLALLAPDIPVYVVGVGSNLIVRDGGIAGVVIRLAPRAFGEAVANGDIVTAGAAALDKRVAEVAASANIGGLEFYFGIPGTIGGALRMNAGANGGETKDVLIEATGVARDGSKHVFSNADMKFVYRNSGIDPSIIFTTARFRGEIRDTAAIRARMAEVQTHRETAQPIREKTGGSTFKNPPGHSAWKLVDAAGGRGLRVGGAQVSEMHCNFLINTGDATAHDIETLGETVRERVKANSGIELHWEIKRIGIPG; translated from the coding sequence ATGAGCTTCCCGGACATCACGCCCGATCTCAAAGCCGCAATGCCGGAGCTGCGCGGCCGGATGCTGGCCAACCAGTCGCTGGCGGATCTCACATGGTTTCGCGTCGGTGGTCCCGCGCAGGTGTTGTTCACGCCGGCGGATGAGGACGATCTCGCTTACTTCCTCGCGCTTCTCGCGCCCGACATTCCCGTCTATGTCGTCGGCGTCGGCTCCAACCTGATCGTGCGTGACGGTGGCATCGCGGGTGTGGTGATTCGGCTGGCGCCGCGCGCCTTTGGCGAGGCTGTTGCGAATGGCGACATCGTCACCGCAGGCGCTGCCGCGCTCGACAAGCGCGTGGCGGAGGTCGCGGCATCCGCCAATATCGGCGGGCTCGAATTCTATTTCGGCATTCCCGGCACCATCGGCGGTGCGCTGCGCATGAATGCGGGCGCCAATGGCGGCGAGACCAAGGACGTATTGATCGAGGCGACCGGCGTTGCGAGGGACGGCAGCAAGCACGTGTTCTCGAACGCCGACATGAAGTTCGTCTACCGCAACAGCGGCATCGACCCCTCCATCATCTTCACCACCGCGCGCTTTCGCGGCGAGATCAGGGATACTGCTGCGATCCGCGCGCGCATGGCGGAAGTGCAGACCCACCGCGAGACCGCGCAGCCGATCCGCGAAAAGACCGGCGGCTCGACCTTCAAGAATCCGCCCGGCCATTCCGCCTGGAAGCTGGTGGACGCCGCCGGCGGCCGCGGCCTGCGCGTCGGCGGCGCGCAGGTCTCGGAGATGCACTGTAATTTCCTGATCAACACGGGCGATGCCACCGCGCACGACATCGAGACGCTCGGCGAGACCGTGCGCGAACGGGTGAAGGCAAACTCCGGAATTGAGCTACATTGGGAAATCAAGCGGATTGGAATTCCCGGCTAA
- the murC gene encoding UDP-N-acetylmuramate--L-alanine ligase encodes MRLPREIGPIHFVGIGGIGMSGIAEVLVNLGYAVQGSDASDNYNLDRLRKAGAKVSVGHKAENVDGAAVVVVSTAIKRDNPELMAARERRIPVVRRAEMLAELMRLKSCVAIAGTHGKTTTTTMVATLLDAGGLDPTVINGGIINAYGSNARLGAGDWMVVEADESDGTFLKLPTDVAIVTNVDPEHLDHFKTFEAVQDAFRHFVENLPFYGFAVMCIDHPVVQSLVGKIEDRRIITYGENPQADVRLVDLTPMGGGSKFKVAFRDRKTGAVHEIADLMLPMPGRHNASNATAAIAVARELGVSDEAIRKAIAGFGGVKRRFTKTGEWNGVTVIDDYGHHPVEIAAVLKAARESTNGKIVAVVQPHRYTRLQSLFEEFCTCFNDADAVVVADVYAAGETPIDGIDREHFVAGLRAHGHREVIPLPGAPELAGIVKGLAKSGDLVVCLGAGNITQWAYALPGELKALG; translated from the coding sequence ATGAGACTGCCGCGCGAGATCGGACCCATCCACTTCGTCGGGATCGGCGGGATCGGCATGAGCGGCATCGCCGAGGTGCTGGTCAATCTCGGCTATGCCGTGCAGGGCTCGGACGCTTCCGACAATTACAATCTCGACCGTCTGCGCAAGGCGGGTGCGAAGGTCTCGGTCGGCCACAAGGCCGAGAATGTCGACGGCGCTGCGGTCGTCGTCGTCTCCACCGCGATCAAGCGCGACAATCCGGAGCTGATGGCGGCGCGCGAACGCCGCATTCCCGTCGTACGCCGCGCCGAGATGCTGGCCGAGCTGATGCGGCTGAAGAGCTGCGTCGCCATCGCCGGGACCCACGGCAAGACCACCACGACCACGATGGTCGCAACGCTGCTCGATGCCGGCGGGCTCGATCCCACCGTGATCAATGGCGGCATCATCAATGCCTATGGCTCGAATGCGCGCCTTGGCGCCGGCGACTGGATGGTGGTCGAAGCGGACGAGAGCGATGGCACGTTCCTCAAGCTGCCGACCGATGTCGCGATCGTCACTAATGTCGACCCCGAGCATCTCGATCACTTCAAGACCTTCGAGGCGGTGCAGGACGCGTTCCGGCATTTCGTCGAGAACCTGCCGTTCTACGGCTTCGCCGTGATGTGCATCGACCATCCCGTCGTGCAGAGCCTCGTCGGCAAGATCGAGGATCGCCGCATCATCACCTATGGCGAAAATCCGCAGGCCGATGTGCGGCTCGTCGATCTCACCCCGATGGGCGGTGGCTCCAAGTTCAAGGTCGCGTTCCGCGACCGCAAGACCGGCGCCGTGCACGAGATCGCCGATCTCATGCTGCCGATGCCGGGACGCCACAACGCCTCCAACGCGACGGCCGCGATTGCGGTCGCGCGCGAGCTCGGCGTGTCGGACGAGGCGATCCGAAAGGCGATCGCAGGCTTCGGCGGCGTCAAGCGCCGCTTCACCAAGACCGGCGAGTGGAACGGCGTCACGGTGATCGATGATTACGGTCATCACCCCGTCGAGATCGCGGCAGTACTGAAGGCGGCGCGGGAATCCACCAACGGCAAGATCGTCGCCGTGGTGCAGCCGCATCGCTACACCCGCCTGCAATCGCTGTTCGAGGAATTCTGCACCTGCTTCAACGATGCGGATGCGGTTGTTGTCGCCGATGTCTATGCCGCAGGCGAGACGCCGATCGACGGCATCGACCGCGAGCATTTCGTCGCGGGCCTGCGCGCCCATGGCCACCGCGAGGTGATCCCGCTGCCGGGCGCGCCGGAGCTTGCAGGGATCGTCAAGGGCCTGGCGAAGTCGGGCGATCTCGTCGTGTGCCTTGGCGCCGGCAACATCACGCAATGGGCGTATGCCTTGCCCGGCGAATTGAAGGCGCTGGGGTAG